The nucleotide window ACAGGCTTCCCCGGTGCGACTGTAATTGTGAATTGGTTATTTGGGCCTGGTGCTCTAGCATCAATATCAAGCAGCCCGTTAACTAGGGCGGAATTATTTGACAGACTTTTAGGCTGGCACATAATCCTTGTATTCCTGATAGGTGCGTTATTCGGTTTCCACTTCATGCTCTCAGAAAGATACGGCATGACACCTTCTAAAAAGGAGAAACCAAAGGTACCAGCATATTATACTAAAGAGGAGTGGAGTAAGTTCAATGAATGGTGGCCAAGAAATGTAGTGTATATGATGTCCATTGTGCTCACGACATGGGGGATAATATTATTCGTACCCAACCTCTTAGCCAATATCAACGGACTACCTATAGTCATAAACCCCTACCCAGCACCTCAGGCCGGGACGCCTCAAGCAGCAGGTGTCCAGCCCTATCCGCCTTGGTTCTTCTTGTTCTTGTACAAGTTCGTAGACTTTGAACTACCTAACGGACAGCCCCTAACTCCTGCAATGGTAATAGCCGTATTGGTGTTCTTATTACTAATAGTAATGTTACTACCGTTTTATGAAAATAGTCAATGGATGTACTTGAGGAATAGGAAGTTCTGGGTATGGGTTATGACTTTAGCGTGGATATACCTAGTAGAGCTTAGCTTATGGGGATACTATCAACCTGGAGTTCCAGCTCCTTTCACGGAACAAGTAGAGTTATTGGGACCACCAGCAGTAATTGTAGGCTTAATAATATTATTCTGGGGTAGGGGTAAGGAGAATAGAGATAAGGGAGTGTCACTGAACTTCATGAAAACCGTTAAAATGACACCTTACACAGTTCTGATAGGTTCGGTGGCAGGACTAGCTTTCGCAGGGAGCCTAGTTAACTTCTTTGAAGAACCGGCTATAGTTAACTTAATAGCCCTATTCCCTCTAGGTATATTTACGTTTATATGGACCTACAAGTTAGGTAGAGCTATAATAAGAGGAGAGGGTACGGCTACTTCGATGGCAGGAGGGTATAAGAGAAAAGATATAGCATTTGTTGGAATAGTTGCAATTTTAGTTATTGTTGCGATACTTGCAGGTGTTATGTGGACTCTGCCTTCAGTAGGTCCGCAAGCAACATACGCTGGTATGGATCTAGGCGTGATCCTGATCTTGTTTGGTGGTGCATTACAGCTATACCACTATATAATATATGTAAAGTGAAGAAAAGATTTTTTCTCGGTTTCTTTTTTTTTTAATCCCTCTAAAATTATTCCAGATATAAAATCTTAGGAAGGGATTCTCTGAACCAGCCTACTTTTTCTGGATCCAAAAACCTTATCTTGTTATCAAACGGAAATACGAATGTCGCCTTAAAAATACCTTTTTCATAAACCAAGTCTATAATGTCGTCCTCAACGGTAGACAGCTGATTATCAGGAACCATATTTACCACCAATATCTTTTGTCCGTCATTCCACATCTTAGCATACTCTATTATTTCCTCTAACTTATTTAACTCCGTAAGAAAGACGTTAACGTTATTAGACGTAATTATATTCTGGAATTTTATAGCCTCATGTTCTGGACTAATCTTAGTTAACATGTCTGAAATTAGGATATTCCATATCGTATTATCATACCCTCTTTTGAGTTTAGATTGGTCAATTATTAAGTTCCCATGTGAATACAAAAACTGGTTCAGGTCAAAATAATAAATTATTTCAAATTCGTCGTCAACAAAAGTCCCTACCGTATGAAAGGGGTCGAGCTCCTCAATAAGAAAGGGGATATCAAGAGATTTTAAGTAATAAGCAGTGAGAACTGTAAACACAGATTTTCCTACTTTGCTGGAAGCACTCAAGAACCTGAGTCGCTTTTTCATATACTTACAAGTTGTAGCTTACCAAAAAAAGTATTTGGGTTTAAATAAAAAAATTCTTAAATTACATTTAAATAATACTCTACTTATTTCTTATTTTTATTACGATAGATAAGTAAAGTATAAAACTCTATTCTTGCAGAAGAGATAAGACATTCAGAAAAGGTAACTAGATAGATAGAACAAGGTACAAGTTCTAGTCTTGGAGTTAGGAACAAGATCTGTTTTAGGAAAAACTTTTAGTAATCATAACCGTAGATAAAAACTAATGGCTAAAACTAAAAAGACTAAGAAAGAGAGTAAACTGATCTATGTCCCATTTATAATATTTATCGCTGTCTTAGCCTTAATATTAGTACTACCTTCTATAAAAAGTCCCTTTGCCCAGCCTTCAAGTTCACTGCCTTTCATGCACTTCCAAAAAGTATCTAACCAAGACTACGCTTCATCACCGAACACTGTAGACGTATACTTTATATCTTGGGAAGGGTGCCCCTATGGCGCTACCCAGTCATGGCCTCTATACTTGGCCCTGAGCCATTACGGCACTATTAACGCTACACCAACATGGTCTGACCCCGAACCTTTACCTACACCTAGTTCAAACCCACCTACCTCGCCTCCCATGCCAGTACCCAGTCTACTATTCAATTCTTTCACCCCTAACGGTAGCGTCCACTTCCACTTCTTCTATATGATCGGTAGGATGTTTACTAACAACAACAGTATCAGTTTGCCAAACGGGACTATAATACCGTACTCTGGAAATTCAATAGTGACCCTTGAACAGCAAGAACTCCAGAAAGACGTACCTAGCTGGGTGTATAACTTGATAGCTAAATACGAGTTAAATACACCGTTCGGGCAATTCCCTAACCTAGCTGATGCTGGGAACCCGCCACATATAGCTACAGCCTTAATAATAACCGGCCCTAAGGGTACGTGGATGATAATTGGTTACGACCAGTCTGTGGGTTACGCTGCAGCCTATTACCTCGCTACATCTGGCTTCACGCCGCAAGAACTTTACTCTAACGTAACCAAAGGGCAGTTACCTAATGTGACTTCAGCGTCTTTTAGCCAAATACAAGCCGTTAGTTATATACAAGACGAGGAGAATGTTATACTAAATATAATAAACCAAGCGATGGGTACCTCATAATAAGAACTCCCTGAACCAGTTCCTTATTACCCTATTCCATAAGCTAACTTTTTCTTTTAACTCACAATCCGTACATAGCGTAACGTCCTGTCCCTTAGTCTTATAGTACCAGAACGAGATAGGGTCAACAACGTTTATTGCCTCTTTACTCACGGCCCGTACGAGCTGGATATCATATATTAAGTTTTCTAGTTCAAAGACCTCTTTAACGAATTTGGCCCCTATACCCTTTGATATTACACTATTCACAAAGTTACTTACAAGCCTGTCAAAAGCTTGATAGTCCACCGTGAAGTCCCTTTCTGTTACAATAAATGATGAAAACAAATAGGAATTTATGGTAAACTTTCCGTTCTCATGGTATTCCAGCAAGTCGTATCCGCCAAGCCTTATAAACTGTTGCCCGTCATGAACAAAATACCCGACATAAAGTCCGTTTTTCCTGTTCTTAGAATAATCGAGGAACTCGAGGGGTATAGGTTTAAGCCCGCCCTTTGAGTTAGAAGTAAAGAACTTCCCGTTTCTCTTAGGCATTTTCCTCCCTAAGAACTCACCTTCACCGATCTCTCCCATATCTACGAACATGGCTGTGAAGAAAGTAAGCTCGTTAAGGGAAGAAAAGGGGTTACCCTTTTGTAGGTCAAACTTCACCGTACTTAGCACGTAGTTAAGTACCTGGAGGTCAGGGTTTATAGGTGTCAAATTTTCTCCTTCAACATGCGACATAGTTTTAACTATTTTATCAAAGGAGATGAGTGACAGGTTTTGGGGGACAAAAGAGACTAACTTACCTTCTTTAGTGAGCAGGGGTAAAACATCAAACTCATTGGGTAATGCCTTCATCTGCTCTATGAGGAGTTTAATGTCTTCCTTTTGTGGCTTAGCTACTTTAGTTTTCTCCCTCTTGACTTCCCTCTGTCTTGCCTCCCTCTTCTCCACACAGTCAGGAAAAGAAACAGAGTTGGCTAAATTAAGTTCGTCCACCTGCGTCTGTAAGTAGCTTGATAAGTTATTTATTAAGTCTATGACTGCCCTGTGGACTGTAGGTTTGTCAAAGGTCTCCCTGAACTTCTTAACTTCCTCATTTTTACAGACGTAGGCTACAATATTATACTCGTCTTGTTTATCTATCATTATTGGTACATTATCTAGAGTGGTAACCACGACTATTGACCCCGGTTGGGTATGCTCTAATAAGTAGGCTAGGAGCTCATAGGCTTTCATTTTACCCTTCTATTCTATCATAGAACAGCAATTAATACGTTTTAGCCAAAGATATTGAGGTTC belongs to Stygiolobus caldivivus and includes:
- the soxC gene encoding proton pump complex cytochrome B SoxC codes for the protein MAEKEKGIVEDVLERVGVKEVPFFKTPDYMYNPSYWLGAMVAGAFVYTVITGLLLLLYYQPSYAYQSTMNIIYHVPYGPVLLFSHLYGAYIMIILAYIHMFRNFYAGAYKKPRELQWVTGVLLLLLTLGASFFGYSLVSDVLGVNAVDIGSELMVGTGFPGATVIVNWLFGPGALASISSSPLTRAELFDRLLGWHIILVFLIGALFGFHFMLSERYGMTPSKKEKPKVPAYYTKEEWSKFNEWWPRNVVYMMSIVLTTWGIILFVPNLLANINGLPIVINPYPAPQAGTPQAAGVQPYPPWFFLFLYKFVDFELPNGQPLTPAMVIAVLVFLLLIVMLLPFYENSQWMYLRNRKFWVWVMTLAWIYLVELSLWGYYQPGVPAPFTEQVELLGPPAVIVGLIILFWGRGKENRDKGVSLNFMKTVKMTPYTVLIGSVAGLAFAGSLVNFFEEPAIVNLIALFPLGIFTFIWTYKLGRAIIRGEGTATSMAGGYKRKDIAFVGIVAILVIVAILAGVMWTLPSVGPQATYAGMDLGVILILFGGALQLYHYIIYVK
- a CDS encoding DUF929 domain-containing protein, encoding MAKTKKTKKESKLIYVPFIIFIAVLALILVLPSIKSPFAQPSSSLPFMHFQKVSNQDYASSPNTVDVYFISWEGCPYGATQSWPLYLALSHYGTINATPTWSDPEPLPTPSSNPPTSPPMPVPSLLFNSFTPNGSVHFHFFYMIGRMFTNNNSISLPNGTIIPYSGNSIVTLEQQELQKDVPSWVYNLIAKYELNTPFGQFPNLADAGNPPHIATALIITGPKGTWMIIGYDQSVGYAAAYYLATSGFTPQELYSNVTKGQLPNVTSASFSQIQAVSYIQDEENVILNIINQAMGTS